Proteins co-encoded in one Phycodurus eques isolate BA_2022a chromosome 21, UOR_Pequ_1.1, whole genome shotgun sequence genomic window:
- the zfand1 gene encoding AN1-type zinc finger protein 1 isoform X3 produces the protein MFTGACEKGSPTSGWQHKSSMLLRGLQGERTASCHLSTVHRHQDDHKCEKLEVQKPRMVATKELVQRIVESKDGSKSTGRKGAKSSATAAKVALMKLKLHAAGDKSLPQTERTYFEVYLPKGCHATSQPMFFCSKWSVGKVVDYAASLASLKNNNNVLAAKKLRLCHPETGKPLRMDESLHALLTSPEDPLHNGGNVILEYLDNHSTGVEDVCNYIALR, from the exons ATGTTCACAG GAGCCTGTGAGAAGGGAAGCCCAACCAGTGGGTGGCAGCACAAGTCATCCATGCTCCTTCGAGGACTGCAAGGGGAAAGAACTGCTTCCTGTCATCTGTCCACAGT CCACCGTCATCAAGATGATCACAAGTGTGAGAAGCTGGAAGTCCAAAAGCCACGCATGGTGGCCACTAAGGAGCTGGTGCAAAGGATTGTGG AATCAAAGGATGGATCCAAAAGCACAGGACGAAAAGGGGCAAAGAGCAGCGCCACAGCAGCCAAGGTCGCTCTGATGAAACTGAAGCTTCATGCTGCAGGAGACAAGAGTTTACCACAG ACCGAAAGAACCTACTTTGAAGTGTATCTGCCGAAAGGGTGTCATGCGACCAGTCAGCCCATGTTCTTCTGCTCCAAATGGAGCGTGGGGAAGGTGGTGGATTACGCCGCCTCGCTCGCTTCCctcaagaacaacaacaatgtgcTCGCAGCTAAG AAGTTACGCCTCTGCCATCCCGAGACGGGGAAGCCTTTGCGTATGGACGAGAGCCTGCACGCGCTACTGACCAGCCCCGAAGACCCCCTGCACAACGGGGGTAACGTGATCCTTGAGTACCTGGACAACCACAGCACGGGGGTGGAGGACGTTTGCAACTATATTGCACTCAGATGA
- the LOC133396769 gene encoding GTPase IMAP family member 4, translating to MEANRHEPTSASGESNGPDRSLSPLRLVVMGWRWPGKSLTANTILGREEFHLERAAEFCVTRHTEVQGRAVTVVDTPGWYSSQDTPLSYKKEIARGATLCPPGPHAFLLVIPVGMFTELDRTRIEEHVDLFGEQVWRHILVVFTWADVLRTISLERYIRREGAELQRVLEKCRRRYMVINNCVFEEQTQVGRLMARVDKIVAEEGGHYLPEEDHRALDENRNPTGDAGPKADVAVTLDKDATTLSAE from the exons ATGGAAGCCAACCGTCACGAACCAACTTCGG CGTCCGGCGAGAGTAATGGTCCCGACAGGAGTCTGTCCCCGCTACGCCTGGTGGTCATGGGCTGGCGCTGGCCCGGCAAGAGCTTGACGGCCAACACCATCCTGGGCCGCGAGGAGTTCCACCTGGAGCGCGCCGCTGAGTTTTGCGTGACGCGGCACACTGAGGTGCAAGGGCGCGCGGTCACAGTGGTAGACACGCCCGGCTGGTACTCCTCACAGGACACGCCGCTTTCCTACAAGAAGGAGATCGCCCGTGGCGCCACCCTGTGCCCGCCGGGCCCTCACGCCTTCCTGCTGGTCATCCCCGTGGGCATGTTCACCGAGCTGGACCGCACCCGCATCGAGGAGCACGTGGACCTGTTCGGGGAGCAAGTGTGGCGGCACATCCTGGTGGTGTTCACCTGGGCCGACGTGCTGCGGACCATTTCGCTGGAGCGCTACATCCGTCGCGAGGGCGCCGAGCTGCAGCGCGTGCTGGAAAAGTGCAGACGCCGCTACATGGTCATCAACAACTGCGTGTTCGAGGAGCAGACGCAGGTGGGACGCTTGATGGCGCGCGTGGACAAGATAGTCGCCGAGGAAGGCGGTCACTACCTGCCCGAGGAGGACCACCGGGCGCTGGACGAGAACCGGAACCCGACCGGGGACGCCGGGCCCAAAGCCGACGTCGCCGTGACTTTAGACAAAGACGCGACGACGCTCTCTGCCGAGTGA
- the maf1b gene encoding MAF1 homolog, negative regulator of RNA polymerase III b isoform X2 — protein sequence MKLLENSSFEALSSRLCAETGESRILGRIESYSCKMAGDDKHMFKQFCQEGEPHILEALSPPQSASAASPELLAKSGEDAESPLSDKCCRKTIFYLITTLNESFRPDYDFSAARAHEFSREPSLNWVANAVNSSLFSAVGEGFNSLGPELWNAIDQEINLPACDIYSYNPDLDSDPFGEEGSLWSFNYFFYNKKLKRIVFLTCRYVSVLSGCGGDGLDNDELDMELDDRDEEDELDGFAEDRHPRVVCV from the exons ATGAAGTTGCTGGAAAACTCAAGTTTTGAAGCACTCAGCTCACGGCTGTGTGCTGAAACAGGAGAGTCTCGTATCCTTGgcag GATCGAGAGCTACTCGTGCAAGATGGCGGGCGACGACAAGCACATGTTCAAGCAGTTCTGCCAGGAGGGCGAGCCGCACATCCTGGAGGCACTGTCCCCGCCGCAGTCCGCCAGCGCCGCCAGTCCCGAGCT GCTGGCCAAGAGCGGGGAGGACGCGGAGAGCCCTCTGAGCGACAAGTGCTGCAGGAAGACCATCTTCTACCTCATCACCACGCTCAACGAGTCCTTCAGGCCGGACTACGACTTCAGCGCGGCGCGGGCGCACGAGTTCAGCCGGGAGCCGAGTCTCAACTGG GTGGCCAACGCGGTCAACAGCAGCTTGTTCTCGGCCGTGGGGGAAGGATTCAACTCTCTGGGACCCGAGCTGTGGAACGCCATCGACCAGGAGATCAACCTGCCCGCCTGCGACATCTACAG CTACAATCCCGATTTGGACTCTGATCCTTTCGGGGAGGAAGGCAGCCTGTGGTCCTTCAACTACTTCTTCTACAACAAGAAGCTGAAGAGGATCGTCTTCCTCACGTGCCGCTACGTCAG CGTCCTGAGCGGCTGCGGCGGAGACGGTCTGGATAACGACGAGCTGGACATGGAGCTGGACGACCGGGACGAGGAGGACGAGCTGGACGGCTTCGCAGAGGACAG GCATCCCAGAGTGGTTTGTGTTTGA
- the chmp4c gene encoding charged multivesicular body protein 4c has translation MSKITKFFKGSSSSGSSSSSGSKSKHHHRSKGGPSPQEAIHKLRETEDMLSKKQDYLEKRIEQEVIIAKKHGTRNKRAALQALKRKKRLEQQLTQIDGTLSTIEFQREALENSHTNTEVVRNMGYAAQAMKKVHESMDLNKIDDLMEDINEQQDVAREINDAISRPYGETYDEDELLAELEELEQEELDENLKSMGGLPSVPSARLPSAPSGHLAHRATARRRAEDEEDMRMLASWGS, from the exons ATGAGTAAAATCACGAAATTCTTCAAGGGGAGTTCGAGCTCcggctcgtcgtcgtcgtcggggAGCAAGTCCAAACACCATCACCGGTCCAAGGGGGGGCCCTCTCCCCAGGAGGCCATCCACAAGCTCCGGGAGACCGAGGACATGTTGAGCAAGAAACAGGACTACTTGGAGAAGAGGATAGAGCAGGAAGTCATCATAGCCAAGAAGCACGGCACGAGAAATAAGAGGG CCGCCCTGCAGGCCCTGAAGAGGAAGAAGCGCCTGGAGCAGCAGCTGACGCAGATCGACGGGACGCTTTCCACCATCGAGTTCCAGCGGGAAGCTCTGGAGAACTCGCACACCAACACGGAGGTGGTGAGAAACATGGGCTATGCCGCCCAGGCCATGAAGAAGGTCCACGAGAGCAT ggatcTGAACAAAATAGACGATCTGATGGAGGACATCAACGAGCAGCAAGACGTGGCCCGCGAGATCAACGATGCCATCTCCAGACCATACGGCGAAACATACGACGAG GATGAGCTGCTGGCCgagctggaggagctggagcAGGAGGAATTGGACGAGAACCTGAAGAGCATGGGAGGTCTGCCCTCGGTGCCCAGTGCAAGACTGCCCTCGGCTCCATCAGGACACTTAGCGCACCGCGCAA cGGCCAGAAGACGGGCTGAAGACGAGGAGGACATGCGCATGCTGGCCTCGTGGGGATCAtaa
- the LOC133396269 gene encoding ADP-ribosylation factor-like protein 5B: MGLIFAKLWSFFCNQEHKVIIVGLDNAGKTTILYQFLMNEVVHTSPTIGSNVEEIVVKNTHFLMWDIGGQESLRSSWNTYYSNTEFVILVVDSTDRERLVISKEELYRMLAHEDLRKAAVLIFANKQDMKDCMSAAEISKYMTLSSIKDHPWHIQSCCALTGEGLCQGLEWMTSRAGLR, from the exons atggGCCTTATATTCGCAAAACTGTGGAGCTTCTTCTGTAACCAAG AGCACAAGGTGATCATCGTCGGCCTGGACAATGCCGGCAAGACCACCATCCTTTACCAGTT TCTGATGAACGAGGTGGTCCACACGTCGCCCACCATCGGCAGCAACGTGGAGGAGATCGTGGTGAAGAACACGCACTTCCTCATGTGGGACATCGGCGGGCAGGAGTCGCTCAGGTCCTCCTGGAACACGTACTACTCCAACACTGAG tttgtcatCCTGGTGGTTGACAGCACAGACCGAGAGCGTCTGGTCATCTCCAAAGAGGAACTCTACAGGATGTTAGCTCATGAG gACCTGCGCAAAGCGGCCGTGCTGATCTTCGCCAACAAGCAGGACATGAAGGACTGCATGTCGGCGGCCGAGATCTCCAAGTACATGACGCTGAGCTCCATCAAAGACCACCCGTGGCACATCCAGTCCTGCTGCGCCCTCACCGGGGAAGG CCTATGTCAAGGTCTGGAGTGGATGACGTCACGGGCCGGACTCagataa
- the nsun6 gene encoding tRNA (cytosine(72)-C(5))-methyltransferase NSUN6 isoform X1, producing the protein MKKRKHRRCPWQNVVLVREKWTIEHIREACCKIIHSGNSRRLWLEVADYLKGVFLNKELLASVGHQEAERNFQMLLTCLSHPPSYTCVRASVHLAPQSEVRRMLGEELKKQTCGWEEEEQLEIVPHPSVPDVLLIPVVGPRRVQELGSEAEVVVGAQCGHAVLRGADVFAPGILSCPKHMKAGDVVSVFSDVEGKCTRGAFGFHGLKIFVGNGLAEKDRRGIFGTGETVRGVGVRMTEPLYRSPSFDGVLSHLAFLQNLPSVVVGHVLGPRPGERILDMCAAPGGKTCHIAALMEDRGEVVALDKIRNKMEPIRRNAEMLQLRSVTAFCFNSTKVVSDEIHRGAEGPPFPPESFDRVLLDAPCSGLGQRPNMSSTWSLKEVCSYAPLQRSLLRAAVRALKRGGVLVYSTCTVTLSENEEQVAWALRTFPGLTLLPQEPRVGVEGMPGAGLSPEQLGLLQRFRPELSWEATAATPLASRADGDTIGFFIAKFQKN; encoded by the exons ATGAAGAAACGGAAGCACCGGCGATGTCCATGGCAAAATGTTGTGCTGGTGCGAGAAAAGTGGACAATTGAACACATTAGAGAGGCATGTTGTAAGATTATTCACAGTGGGAACAGTCGGCGCCTCTG GCTGGAGGTCGCCGATTACCTGAAGGGAGTGTTCTTAAACAAGGAG cTGTTGGCGTCCGTCGGCCATCAGGAAGCCGAACGCAATTTCCAGATGCTTCTCACCTGCCTGTCGCACCCTCCGTCTTACACCTGCGTCCGGGCCAGCGTCCACCTGGCTCCGCAGAGCGAGGTCCGACGCATGCTGGGCGAGGAGCTGAAGAAg CAAACGTGCggatgggaggaggaggagcagctgGAGATCGTCCCGCATCCCAGCGTTCCGGATGTGCTGCTGATCCCTGTGGTCGGCCCAAG ACGTGTGCAGGAGCTCGGCTCCGAGGCCGAGGTGGTGGTGGGTGCGCAGTGCGGCCACGCCGTGCTGAGGGGCGCTGACGTGTTTGCCCCCGGAATTCTATCCTGTCCCAAGC ACATGAAGGCTGGGGACGTGGTGTCGGTGTTCTCCGACGTGGAGGGAAAGTGCACCCGGGGAGCATTCGGTTTCCACGGGTTGAAAATATTTGTGGGGAACGGTTTGGCCGAAAAGGACCGCCGCGGCATTTTCGGCACAGGAGAAACCGTCAG GGGCGTCGGCGTGCGTATGACGGAGCCCCTTTACAGGAGTCCCTCCTTTGATGGAGTCTTATCTCACCTGGCCTTCTTACAg AACCTTCCATCTGTGGTCGTGGGCCACGTTCTGGGTCCTCGTCCCGGAGAGCGCATCCTGGACATGTGCGCCGCCCCGGGGGGGAAGACGTGCCACATCGCTGCCCTCATGGAGGATCGG GGTGAAGTGGTGGCCTTGGACAAGATCCGAAACAAGATGGAGCCGATTCGCCGGAATGCTGAAATGTTGCAGTTACGCAGCGTGACGGCGTTTTGCTTCAACAGCACCAAAGTCGTGAGCGACGAGATTCACCGCGGCGCAGAAG GGCCGCCCTTCCCTCCCGAGAGCTTCGACCGCGTGCTGCTGGACGCGCCCTGCAGCGGCCTCGGCCAGAGGCCGAACATGTCGAGCACCTGGAGTCTGAAGGAGGTTTGCTCCTACGCGCCCCTGCAAAGAAGCCTCCTCCGTGCC GCTGTGCGCGCATTAAAGCGCGGCGGCGTCCTGGTGTACAGTACGTGCACGGTGACGCTGTCTGAGAATGAGGAGCAGGTGGCTTGGGCCCTGCGCACCTTCCCCGGACTCACGCTGCTGCCTCAG GAGCCTCGCGTGGGGGTCGAGGGCATGCCGGGTGCGGGGCTGTCCCCGGAGCAGCTCGGCCTCCTCCAGAGGTTCCGACCCGAGTTGAGCTGGGAGGCCACCGCCGCGACACCCCTCGCCAGCAGGGCCGACGGCGACACCATCGGATTCTTTATCGCCAAGTTTCAGAAAAACTGA
- the nsun6 gene encoding tRNA (cytosine(72)-C(5))-methyltransferase NSUN6 isoform X2, producing MAEAEVATKTDKMSVFPNISLRLEVADYLKGVFLNKELLASVGHQEAERNFQMLLTCLSHPPSYTCVRASVHLAPQSEVRRMLGEELKKQTCGWEEEEQLEIVPHPSVPDVLLIPVVGPRRVQELGSEAEVVVGAQCGHAVLRGADVFAPGILSCPKHMKAGDVVSVFSDVEGKCTRGAFGFHGLKIFVGNGLAEKDRRGIFGTGETVRGVGVRMTEPLYRSPSFDGVLSHLAFLQNLPSVVVGHVLGPRPGERILDMCAAPGGKTCHIAALMEDRGEVVALDKIRNKMEPIRRNAEMLQLRSVTAFCFNSTKVVSDEIHRGAEGPPFPPESFDRVLLDAPCSGLGQRPNMSSTWSLKEVCSYAPLQRSLLRAAVRALKRGGVLVYSTCTVTLSENEEQVAWALRTFPGLTLLPQEPRVGVEGMPGAGLSPEQLGLLQRFRPELSWEATAATPLASRADGDTIGFFIAKFQKN from the exons ATGGCGGAAGCTGAAGTGGcgacaaaaacagacaaaatgtcGGTCTTTCCAAACATTTCTCTGAGGCTGGAGGTCGCCGATTACCTGAAGGGAGTGTTCTTAAACAAGGAG cTGTTGGCGTCCGTCGGCCATCAGGAAGCCGAACGCAATTTCCAGATGCTTCTCACCTGCCTGTCGCACCCTCCGTCTTACACCTGCGTCCGGGCCAGCGTCCACCTGGCTCCGCAGAGCGAGGTCCGACGCATGCTGGGCGAGGAGCTGAAGAAg CAAACGTGCggatgggaggaggaggagcagctgGAGATCGTCCCGCATCCCAGCGTTCCGGATGTGCTGCTGATCCCTGTGGTCGGCCCAAG ACGTGTGCAGGAGCTCGGCTCCGAGGCCGAGGTGGTGGTGGGTGCGCAGTGCGGCCACGCCGTGCTGAGGGGCGCTGACGTGTTTGCCCCCGGAATTCTATCCTGTCCCAAGC ACATGAAGGCTGGGGACGTGGTGTCGGTGTTCTCCGACGTGGAGGGAAAGTGCACCCGGGGAGCATTCGGTTTCCACGGGTTGAAAATATTTGTGGGGAACGGTTTGGCCGAAAAGGACCGCCGCGGCATTTTCGGCACAGGAGAAACCGTCAG GGGCGTCGGCGTGCGTATGACGGAGCCCCTTTACAGGAGTCCCTCCTTTGATGGAGTCTTATCTCACCTGGCCTTCTTACAg AACCTTCCATCTGTGGTCGTGGGCCACGTTCTGGGTCCTCGTCCCGGAGAGCGCATCCTGGACATGTGCGCCGCCCCGGGGGGGAAGACGTGCCACATCGCTGCCCTCATGGAGGATCGG GGTGAAGTGGTGGCCTTGGACAAGATCCGAAACAAGATGGAGCCGATTCGCCGGAATGCTGAAATGTTGCAGTTACGCAGCGTGACGGCGTTTTGCTTCAACAGCACCAAAGTCGTGAGCGACGAGATTCACCGCGGCGCAGAAG GGCCGCCCTTCCCTCCCGAGAGCTTCGACCGCGTGCTGCTGGACGCGCCCTGCAGCGGCCTCGGCCAGAGGCCGAACATGTCGAGCACCTGGAGTCTGAAGGAGGTTTGCTCCTACGCGCCCCTGCAAAGAAGCCTCCTCCGTGCC GCTGTGCGCGCATTAAAGCGCGGCGGCGTCCTGGTGTACAGTACGTGCACGGTGACGCTGTCTGAGAATGAGGAGCAGGTGGCTTGGGCCCTGCGCACCTTCCCCGGACTCACGCTGCTGCCTCAG GAGCCTCGCGTGGGGGTCGAGGGCATGCCGGGTGCGGGGCTGTCCCCGGAGCAGCTCGGCCTCCTCCAGAGGTTCCGACCCGAGTTGAGCTGGGAGGCCACCGCCGCGACACCCCTCGCCAGCAGGGCCGACGGCGACACCATCGGATTCTTTATCGCCAAGTTTCAGAAAAACTGA
- the nsun6 gene encoding tRNA (cytosine(72)-C(5))-methyltransferase NSUN6 isoform X3, producing the protein MSVFPNISLRLEVADYLKGVFLNKELLASVGHQEAERNFQMLLTCLSHPPSYTCVRASVHLAPQSEVRRMLGEELKKQTCGWEEEEQLEIVPHPSVPDVLLIPVVGPRRVQELGSEAEVVVGAQCGHAVLRGADVFAPGILSCPKHMKAGDVVSVFSDVEGKCTRGAFGFHGLKIFVGNGLAEKDRRGIFGTGETVRGVGVRMTEPLYRSPSFDGVLSHLAFLQNLPSVVVGHVLGPRPGERILDMCAAPGGKTCHIAALMEDRGEVVALDKIRNKMEPIRRNAEMLQLRSVTAFCFNSTKVVSDEIHRGAEGPPFPPESFDRVLLDAPCSGLGQRPNMSSTWSLKEVCSYAPLQRSLLRAAVRALKRGGVLVYSTCTVTLSENEEQVAWALRTFPGLTLLPQEPRVGVEGMPGAGLSPEQLGLLQRFRPELSWEATAATPLASRADGDTIGFFIAKFQKN; encoded by the exons atgtcGGTCTTTCCAAACATTTCTCTGAGGCTGGAGGTCGCCGATTACCTGAAGGGAGTGTTCTTAAACAAGGAG cTGTTGGCGTCCGTCGGCCATCAGGAAGCCGAACGCAATTTCCAGATGCTTCTCACCTGCCTGTCGCACCCTCCGTCTTACACCTGCGTCCGGGCCAGCGTCCACCTGGCTCCGCAGAGCGAGGTCCGACGCATGCTGGGCGAGGAGCTGAAGAAg CAAACGTGCggatgggaggaggaggagcagctgGAGATCGTCCCGCATCCCAGCGTTCCGGATGTGCTGCTGATCCCTGTGGTCGGCCCAAG ACGTGTGCAGGAGCTCGGCTCCGAGGCCGAGGTGGTGGTGGGTGCGCAGTGCGGCCACGCCGTGCTGAGGGGCGCTGACGTGTTTGCCCCCGGAATTCTATCCTGTCCCAAGC ACATGAAGGCTGGGGACGTGGTGTCGGTGTTCTCCGACGTGGAGGGAAAGTGCACCCGGGGAGCATTCGGTTTCCACGGGTTGAAAATATTTGTGGGGAACGGTTTGGCCGAAAAGGACCGCCGCGGCATTTTCGGCACAGGAGAAACCGTCAG GGGCGTCGGCGTGCGTATGACGGAGCCCCTTTACAGGAGTCCCTCCTTTGATGGAGTCTTATCTCACCTGGCCTTCTTACAg AACCTTCCATCTGTGGTCGTGGGCCACGTTCTGGGTCCTCGTCCCGGAGAGCGCATCCTGGACATGTGCGCCGCCCCGGGGGGGAAGACGTGCCACATCGCTGCCCTCATGGAGGATCGG GGTGAAGTGGTGGCCTTGGACAAGATCCGAAACAAGATGGAGCCGATTCGCCGGAATGCTGAAATGTTGCAGTTACGCAGCGTGACGGCGTTTTGCTTCAACAGCACCAAAGTCGTGAGCGACGAGATTCACCGCGGCGCAGAAG GGCCGCCCTTCCCTCCCGAGAGCTTCGACCGCGTGCTGCTGGACGCGCCCTGCAGCGGCCTCGGCCAGAGGCCGAACATGTCGAGCACCTGGAGTCTGAAGGAGGTTTGCTCCTACGCGCCCCTGCAAAGAAGCCTCCTCCGTGCC GCTGTGCGCGCATTAAAGCGCGGCGGCGTCCTGGTGTACAGTACGTGCACGGTGACGCTGTCTGAGAATGAGGAGCAGGTGGCTTGGGCCCTGCGCACCTTCCCCGGACTCACGCTGCTGCCTCAG GAGCCTCGCGTGGGGGTCGAGGGCATGCCGGGTGCGGGGCTGTCCCCGGAGCAGCTCGGCCTCCTCCAGAGGTTCCGACCCGAGTTGAGCTGGGAGGCCACCGCCGCGACACCCCTCGCCAGCAGGGCCGACGGCGACACCATCGGATTCTTTATCGCCAAGTTTCAGAAAAACTGA
- the maf1b gene encoding MAF1 homolog, negative regulator of RNA polymerase III b isoform X1 yields MPWPIHEAFTEDDSDQSLALLKAMKLLENSSFEALSSRLCAETGESRILGRIESYSCKMAGDDKHMFKQFCQEGEPHILEALSPPQSASAASPELLAKSGEDAESPLSDKCCRKTIFYLITTLNESFRPDYDFSAARAHEFSREPSLNWVANAVNSSLFSAVGEGFNSLGPELWNAIDQEINLPACDIYSYNPDLDSDPFGEEGSLWSFNYFFYNKKLKRIVFLTCRYVSVLSGCGGDGLDNDELDMELDDRDEEDELDGFAEDRHPRVVCV; encoded by the exons ATGCCTTGGCCGATTCACGAAGCTTTTACGGAGGATGATTCTGACCAATCGCTAGCGCTGCTG AAGGCGATGAAGTTGCTGGAAAACTCAAGTTTTGAAGCACTCAGCTCACGGCTGTGTGCTGAAACAGGAGAGTCTCGTATCCTTGgcag GATCGAGAGCTACTCGTGCAAGATGGCGGGCGACGACAAGCACATGTTCAAGCAGTTCTGCCAGGAGGGCGAGCCGCACATCCTGGAGGCACTGTCCCCGCCGCAGTCCGCCAGCGCCGCCAGTCCCGAGCT GCTGGCCAAGAGCGGGGAGGACGCGGAGAGCCCTCTGAGCGACAAGTGCTGCAGGAAGACCATCTTCTACCTCATCACCACGCTCAACGAGTCCTTCAGGCCGGACTACGACTTCAGCGCGGCGCGGGCGCACGAGTTCAGCCGGGAGCCGAGTCTCAACTGG GTGGCCAACGCGGTCAACAGCAGCTTGTTCTCGGCCGTGGGGGAAGGATTCAACTCTCTGGGACCCGAGCTGTGGAACGCCATCGACCAGGAGATCAACCTGCCCGCCTGCGACATCTACAG CTACAATCCCGATTTGGACTCTGATCCTTTCGGGGAGGAAGGCAGCCTGTGGTCCTTCAACTACTTCTTCTACAACAAGAAGCTGAAGAGGATCGTCTTCCTCACGTGCCGCTACGTCAG CGTCCTGAGCGGCTGCGGCGGAGACGGTCTGGATAACGACGAGCTGGACATGGAGCTGGACGACCGGGACGAGGAGGACGAGCTGGACGGCTTCGCAGAGGACAG GCATCCCAGAGTGGTTTGTGTTTGA
- the zfand1 gene encoding AN1-type zinc finger protein 1 isoform X2, producing MFTGACEKGSPTSGWQHKSSMLLRGLQGERTASCHLSTVLLYAPPRSHRHQDDHKCEKLEVQKPRMVATKELVQRIVESKDGSKSTGRKGAKSSATAAKVALMKLKLHAAGDKSLPQTERTYFEVYLPKGCHATSQPMFFCSKWSVGKVVDYAASLASLKNNNNVLAAKKLRLCHPETGKPLRMDESLHALLTSPEDPLHNGGNVILEYLDNHSTGVEDVCNYIALR from the exons ATGTTCACAG GAGCCTGTGAGAAGGGAAGCCCAACCAGTGGGTGGCAGCACAAGTCATCCATGCTCCTTCGAGGACTGCAAGGGGAAAGAACTGCTTCCTGTCATCTGTCCACAGT ATTACTCTATGCCCCTCCTCGCAGCCACCGTCATCAAGATGATCACAAGTGTGAGAAGCTGGAAGTCCAAAAGCCACGCATGGTGGCCACTAAGGAGCTGGTGCAAAGGATTGTGG AATCAAAGGATGGATCCAAAAGCACAGGACGAAAAGGGGCAAAGAGCAGCGCCACAGCAGCCAAGGTCGCTCTGATGAAACTGAAGCTTCATGCTGCAGGAGACAAGAGTTTACCACAG ACCGAAAGAACCTACTTTGAAGTGTATCTGCCGAAAGGGTGTCATGCGACCAGTCAGCCCATGTTCTTCTGCTCCAAATGGAGCGTGGGGAAGGTGGTGGATTACGCCGCCTCGCTCGCTTCCctcaagaacaacaacaatgtgcTCGCAGCTAAG AAGTTACGCCTCTGCCATCCCGAGACGGGGAAGCCTTTGCGTATGGACGAGAGCCTGCACGCGCTACTGACCAGCCCCGAAGACCCCCTGCACAACGGGGGTAACGTGATCCTTGAGTACCTGGACAACCACAGCACGGGGGTGGAGGACGTTTGCAACTATATTGCACTCAGATGA
- the zfand1 gene encoding AN1-type zinc finger protein 1 isoform X1, whose translation MAELDIGEHCLIDSCHQQDFLPFVCDSCNGVYCLEHRSREAHSCSQEPVRREAQPVGGSTSHPCSFEDCKGKELLPVICPQCEKHFCLAHRHQDDHKCEKLEVQKPRMVATKELVQRIVESKDGSKSTGRKGAKSSATAAKVALMKLKLHAAGDKSLPQTERTYFEVYLPKGCHATSQPMFFCSKWSVGKVVDYAASLASLKNNNNVLAAKKLRLCHPETGKPLRMDESLHALLTSPEDPLHNGGNVILEYLDNHSTGVEDVCNYIALR comes from the exons ATGGCCGAGTTAGACATCGGAGAGCACTGTCTAATCGATTCTTGTCACCAACAAG ATTTCCTTCCATTTGTTTGTGATTCCTGCAATGGAGTCTACTG CCTTGAACACAGAAGCAGAGAGGCTCACTCATGTTCACAG GAGCCTGTGAGAAGGGAAGCCCAACCAGTGGGTGGCAGCACAAGTCATCCATGCTCCTTCGAGGACTGCAAGGGGAAAGAACTGCTTCCTGTCATCTGTCCACAGTGTGAGAAACATTTCTGTTTGGC CCACCGTCATCAAGATGATCACAAGTGTGAGAAGCTGGAAGTCCAAAAGCCACGCATGGTGGCCACTAAGGAGCTGGTGCAAAGGATTGTGG AATCAAAGGATGGATCCAAAAGCACAGGACGAAAAGGGGCAAAGAGCAGCGCCACAGCAGCCAAGGTCGCTCTGATGAAACTGAAGCTTCATGCTGCAGGAGACAAGAGTTTACCACAG ACCGAAAGAACCTACTTTGAAGTGTATCTGCCGAAAGGGTGTCATGCGACCAGTCAGCCCATGTTCTTCTGCTCCAAATGGAGCGTGGGGAAGGTGGTGGATTACGCCGCCTCGCTCGCTTCCctcaagaacaacaacaatgtgcTCGCAGCTAAG AAGTTACGCCTCTGCCATCCCGAGACGGGGAAGCCTTTGCGTATGGACGAGAGCCTGCACGCGCTACTGACCAGCCCCGAAGACCCCCTGCACAACGGGGGTAACGTGATCCTTGAGTACCTGGACAACCACAGCACGGGGGTGGAGGACGTTTGCAACTATATTGCACTCAGATGA